One Bdellovibrio bacteriovorus str. Tiberius DNA segment encodes these proteins:
- a CDS encoding ABC transporter ATP-binding protein encodes MSNTNIIEVRNLAVEFKTEDGIVQAVKGISFNIPKGKTVGLVGESGSGKSITSLAIMRLIGNPGRVSSGEILFEGQDLLKVSEKKMREIRGARISMIFQEPMTSLNPVLTVADQITETLMLHQNLNKQQALDKALDLLKQVGIPHAEERLYFYPHKFSGGQRQRIMIAMAIACNPDVLICDEPTTALDVTIQKQILDLLADIQKRTHMSLLFITHDLGVVADIADEVIVMNKGEIVERGVSKEIFDNPKHPYTKGLLACRPSLDENPVRLPVLADFMSATGEEITPVAKVYTPAKEIIREDKVILEVNDLKTHFPHTGGLLGRVQSYTKAVDGVSFKVKKGQTLGLVGESGCGKTTLGRTLMRLIEPTDGQIIFDGQDITKLDYGHMHPIRKKMQIIFQDPYASLNPRMTIGTILMEPMQIHNIGDNNNQRREIAEEMLKKVGMSPAMMNRYPHEFSGGQRQRISIARALMVRPEFIVCDESVSALDVSIQAQILNLLLDLQDEMNLTYIFISHDLSVVKFISDEVAVMFGGKIVEHNTAQAIYDAPQHDYTKKLLSAIPKGIPKELTV; translated from the coding sequence ATGAGCAACACAAATATTATCGAAGTCCGCAATCTTGCTGTTGAGTTTAAAACCGAAGACGGGATTGTACAGGCCGTAAAAGGCATCTCGTTCAACATCCCAAAAGGTAAAACAGTCGGGTTGGTGGGTGAGTCTGGTTCTGGTAAAAGTATCACGTCCCTGGCGATCATGCGTTTGATCGGAAATCCAGGCCGTGTTTCCAGCGGCGAAATTCTTTTTGAAGGTCAGGACTTGTTGAAGGTCTCTGAAAAGAAAATGCGTGAAATCCGTGGTGCACGCATCTCCATGATCTTCCAGGAACCGATGACTTCTTTGAATCCGGTTCTGACCGTTGCGGATCAGATCACTGAAACTTTGATGCTTCACCAAAACCTGAACAAACAACAGGCTTTGGACAAAGCTTTGGATCTGTTGAAACAGGTCGGCATTCCACACGCGGAAGAGCGTCTGTATTTCTATCCTCACAAATTCTCCGGCGGTCAGCGCCAGCGTATCATGATCGCGATGGCGATTGCCTGCAATCCGGACGTTCTGATCTGTGACGAGCCAACCACAGCGCTCGACGTGACGATCCAAAAACAAATTCTGGATCTTCTGGCCGACATTCAAAAAAGAACTCACATGAGTCTATTGTTCATCACCCACGATCTGGGTGTTGTTGCTGACATCGCTGATGAAGTGATCGTTATGAACAAAGGTGAAATCGTAGAACGTGGTGTTTCCAAGGAAATCTTCGACAATCCAAAACACCCGTACACGAAGGGGCTTCTGGCCTGCCGTCCGTCTTTGGATGAAAACCCGGTTCGTCTTCCGGTTCTTGCTGACTTCATGAGCGCGACCGGCGAAGAAATCACGCCAGTGGCAAAGGTTTACACTCCAGCCAAAGAAATCATCCGCGAAGACAAAGTCATTCTTGAAGTGAATGACCTGAAAACCCACTTCCCTCACACCGGCGGTCTTTTGGGCCGTGTTCAGAGCTACACAAAGGCTGTGGACGGCGTCAGCTTCAAAGTTAAAAAAGGCCAGACGCTGGGTCTGGTGGGTGAATCCGGTTGCGGTAAAACGACTTTGGGCCGCACGCTGATGCGTTTGATTGAGCCGACTGATGGCCAGATCATCTTCGATGGTCAGGACATCACCAAGCTTGATTACGGTCACATGCATCCGATTCGTAAAAAAATGCAGATCATCTTCCAGGATCCGTATGCTTCCTTAAATCCGCGTATGACCATCGGGACCATCCTGATGGAGCCAATGCAGATTCACAATATCGGTGACAACAACAACCAGCGCCGCGAAATTGCGGAAGAGATGCTGAAAAAAGTGGGCATGAGCCCGGCGATGATGAATCGTTACCCGCACGAGTTCTCTGGCGGTCAAAGACAGCGTATTTCCATCGCGCGTGCTTTGATGGTTCGCCCGGAATTCATCGTGTGTGACGAATCTGTATCCGCTCTGGACGTATCCATCCAGGCTCAGATTCTGAATTTGTTGTTGGATCTTCAGGACGAGATGAACCTGACTTACATCTTTATCTCTCACGATCTGTCTGTGGTGAAATTCATCTCTGACGAAGTGGCAGTGATGTTCGGTGGTAAGATCGTTGAGCACAACACGGCTCAGGCGATTTACGATGCCCCTCAACACGACTACACGAAGAAGCTTCTAAGCGCGATTCCAAAAGGGATCCCGAAAGAGCTGACAGTTTAG
- a CDS encoding ROK family protein, translating into MKKKTYTIGLDLGGTKLAAALLSDTGEMLDFIKVPVDMNREKSAPKAQKRLIQLMADIALDFKKRFPNETKASVFKGIGLASAGPLNAETGTLMNPANYPGWKIVPILDLLTKEIHKTWKTPVYFQHDATAAALAEGWVGGAQKMKSFAIVTIGTGVGTGVIFNGLPGQSDGMGSEYGHIVVDYQRLMKNPEKIDHCTVEGIASGTGLLRRAREMGFTGNSVEELIAANDAKYQVLFKEMGWALAILCYNLSIGYNLEKIFLSGGLIKIRNMYLKDLKDHYKKMIRQSKTVFECPIEVAKTQNHAGVIGAGFLPHLYGKK; encoded by the coding sequence ATGAAAAAGAAAACCTACACCATCGGTCTTGATCTGGGCGGAACTAAACTGGCAGCGGCGCTGCTTTCTGATACTGGCGAAATGCTGGATTTCATCAAAGTTCCCGTCGACATGAACCGCGAAAAGTCTGCACCAAAAGCTCAAAAGCGTCTGATTCAGCTGATGGCAGACATTGCTTTGGATTTCAAAAAACGTTTCCCGAACGAAACCAAAGCCTCTGTCTTTAAAGGCATTGGTTTGGCCAGTGCGGGTCCATTGAATGCTGAAACCGGCACCCTGATGAATCCGGCCAACTATCCCGGCTGGAAGATCGTTCCGATCCTGGATCTGTTGACCAAAGAAATCCACAAAACCTGGAAAACCCCGGTGTACTTCCAGCACGACGCCACCGCGGCGGCTTTGGCGGAAGGCTGGGTGGGCGGCGCTCAGAAAATGAAGTCCTTTGCGATTGTCACTATCGGCACCGGCGTGGGCACAGGCGTGATCTTTAACGGTCTGCCGGGCCAGTCTGACGGCATGGGCTCTGAATACGGCCATATCGTCGTTGATTACCAGCGTCTGATGAAAAACCCGGAAAAGATCGACCACTGCACAGTGGAAGGCATTGCCTCTGGCACGGGTCTGCTTCGTCGTGCGCGCGAGATGGGCTTCACTGGAAACTCGGTCGAAGAACTGATTGCCGCCAACGATGCCAAGTACCAGGTGCTGTTCAAGGAAATGGGCTGGGCCCTGGCTATTCTTTGTTACAACCTTTCTATTGGCTACAACCTTGAAAAGATCTTCCTGAGCGGCGGTCTGATCAAGATCCGCAACATGTATCTGAAAGACCTGAAGGATCACTACAAAAAGATGATCCGCCAAAGCAAGACGGTCTTTGAATGCCCGATTGAAGTGGCCAAAACCCAGAATCATGCAGGCGTGATTGGTGCCGGATTCCTGCCTCACCTTTACGGAAAAAAGTAA
- a CDS encoding alpha-amylase gives MIRSLSLGFTAILLTLASSLSAAAAPRTVFVQLFEWPWNDIARECEVYLGPAGFSAVQVSPPHEHIHWQGNPWWERYQVVSYQLNSRSGTEAEFADMVRRCRQAGVDVYADAVLNHMTGIPGGVGSSGTQFTHYEYPGLYSHQDFHHCGRNGNNDIRDFRDLYELQNCELVDLADLKTESPYVQEKQAEYLNRLLDLGVAGFRIDAAKHIPARDLDQILKRLKRSAYIYSEIIYDPAGPVQYNDYTPFSDVTAYDYPHRLGYAFKDKNTEALQFIASGFPSSLDSIVFVTNHDIERTNDYSVLKYSSPEQHLYRLAQIFMLAWPFGYPQVYSGFDFNSFDQGPPLNDALRTLPILDDQNQCRAPWTCEHRLPEVAAMVDFRNQTDKAFTVSNWYANGRDVISFARPRFGFVAMNFGSQSVTKEFQTNLPPGEYCNIVDTGYRLKSRSCAEGFSVNNSGKVRTTLAPYSSLVLLVKAQARK, from the coding sequence ATGATCCGCAGTTTGTCTCTCGGTTTTACAGCGATTTTGCTGACTTTGGCATCCAGCCTGTCAGCAGCTGCGGCTCCGCGCACAGTCTTCGTCCAATTGTTTGAATGGCCTTGGAATGACATTGCCCGCGAATGCGAAGTCTATCTGGGCCCGGCTGGTTTTTCCGCCGTGCAGGTTTCCCCACCCCATGAGCATATTCACTGGCAGGGCAACCCGTGGTGGGAACGCTATCAGGTTGTCAGCTATCAATTGAATTCCCGCTCCGGGACCGAGGCTGAATTTGCCGACATGGTTCGCCGCTGCCGTCAGGCCGGCGTGGATGTCTATGCCGATGCAGTCTTGAACCACATGACCGGCATTCCGGGTGGCGTGGGTTCTTCGGGCACGCAGTTTACTCACTACGAATACCCAGGTCTTTATTCCCATCAGGACTTCCATCACTGTGGTCGCAATGGCAACAACGACATCCGCGACTTCCGCGATTTGTATGAGCTGCAAAATTGTGAACTGGTGGATCTGGCGGACCTGAAAACCGAATCCCCTTACGTTCAGGAAAAACAGGCTGAATATTTGAATCGTCTTTTGGATCTGGGCGTGGCGGGTTTCCGTATCGATGCCGCCAAACACATCCCGGCCCGCGATCTGGATCAGATCCTGAAGCGCCTGAAAAGATCCGCTTACATCTATTCTGAAATCATCTATGACCCGGCAGGGCCCGTTCAGTACAACGATTACACCCCGTTCAGTGATGTGACTGCCTACGACTATCCTCACCGCCTGGGTTATGCCTTCAAAGACAAGAACACCGAAGCTTTGCAGTTTATTGCCAGCGGTTTCCCCAGCAGTCTTGATTCCATCGTCTTTGTCACCAACCACGACATCGAACGCACGAATGATTACTCTGTCTTGAAGTATTCAAGCCCGGAACAGCACCTGTATCGTCTGGCGCAGATCTTTATGCTGGCGTGGCCGTTTGGTTATCCTCAAGTTTATTCCGGCTTTGATTTTAATTCTTTCGATCAGGGACCACCCTTGAACGATGCTCTTCGCACCCTGCCGATTCTGGATGACCAGAATCAGTGCCGGGCACCTTGGACCTGTGAACACCGCCTGCCGGAAGTGGCCGCGATGGTGGATTTCCGCAATCAGACCGACAAGGCCTTTACGGTTTCCAACTGGTATGCCAATGGCCGTGATGTGATCTCGTTCGCCCGTCCGCGCTTTGGTTTCGTGGCCATGAACTTTGGCAGTCAGTCCGTGACCAAAGAGTTCCAGACCAATCTGCCGCCCGGCGAATATTGCAACATCGTGGATACGGGCTATCGCCTGAAATCCCGCAGCTGCGCAGAAGGTTTTAGCGTCAACAACAGCGGAAAAGTGCGCACAACTTTGGCGCCTTATTCATCCTTAGTTCTTTTAGTGAAGGCACAAGCCAGAAAATAA
- a CDS encoding ABC transporter ATP-binding protein translates to MAKIQFSNIKKSFGSADVLKGIDLDIAPGEFLVLVGPSGCGKSTLLRTLAGLESADSGTISIDGKKINDIEPQNRDIAMVFQSYALYPHMTVAENMGFGLKLKNLAAAEITKRVNEISELLQIKHLLDRKPKELSGGQRQRVALGRALSRQTPVILFDEPLSNLDAHLRSQMRLEIKRLHHHSKSTMIYVTHDQMEATTLGDRIAVLKDGMIEQIGTPSEIYHRPKNTFIATFIGSPEMNFFEGAVLEKVPWPEARKEDQILGIRPDAFALNKGPLGAQEVALGDFQVEISENLGGQQMLHGTLAGNNVRILVDSMDNFSMKQTLSLKIDLTKAHLFDKKTGLNQRL, encoded by the coding sequence ATGGCAAAAATTCAGTTTTCCAACATCAAAAAAAGTTTTGGTTCTGCCGATGTCCTGAAGGGCATCGATCTGGATATCGCTCCGGGCGAATTCCTGGTTCTGGTCGGACCTTCCGGTTGCGGCAAATCGACTTTGCTAAGAACCCTGGCGGGACTTGAATCTGCGGATTCGGGCACTATCAGCATCGATGGCAAAAAGATCAACGACATCGAACCACAAAACCGCGACATCGCCATGGTTTTCCAATCTTATGCCCTGTACCCGCACATGACGGTGGCTGAAAACATGGGTTTTGGTTTAAAACTAAAAAATCTGGCAGCAGCCGAAATCACCAAACGCGTGAATGAAATTTCCGAACTTTTGCAGATCAAACACCTTCTGGATCGCAAACCCAAAGAACTTTCCGGCGGTCAGCGCCAGCGTGTGGCTTTGGGCCGCGCGCTCAGCCGTCAGACCCCGGTGATTTTGTTCGATGAACCCCTGTCGAATCTGGATGCGCACCTTCGTTCCCAAATGCGTCTGGAAATCAAACGTCTGCATCACCATTCCAAAAGCACAATGATCTATGTGACCCACGATCAAATGGAAGCCACAACTTTGGGCGACCGTATCGCGGTTCTGAAAGACGGAATGATCGAACAAATTGGAACTCCATCAGAGATCTATCACCGTCCGAAAAACACTTTCATCGCGACCTTTATCGGATCGCCTGAAATGAACTTCTTTGAAGGCGCGGTTCTGGAAAAAGTCCCATGGCCTGAAGCCCGTAAAGAGGATCAGATTCTGGGCATCCGCCCGGATGCTTTTGCCTTAAACAAAGGGCCTTTGGGAGCCCAAGAGGTTGCTTTGGGGGACTTCCAAGTGGAGATTTCCGAAAACCTCGGCGGCCAGCAGATGCTTCACGGAACACTTGCTGGAAACAACGTACGCATTCTGGTGGATTCAATGGATAATTTTTCCATGAAGCAGACCCTGTCCCTGAAGATCGACCTGACAAAGGCCCACCTGTTTGATAAAAAAACAGGCCTGAATCAAAGGCTTTAA
- a CDS encoding sugar ABC transporter permease — protein MLKKTFSWISILLFSLFSIYPILYVLSVSLRPDNAFQTQSLEIIGPNASFKNFVDLFATTDFLIWMRNSLVVSAATTLLGVALASTSAYALARYRFRGRNMMLFSLLMTQMFPATMLMLPFYIILSKLRLIDSFWGLFLIYSSTALPFCIWQMKAYYDTIPRELEEAALLDGCSKWMIFYKIILPVSSPALVITALFSFMSSWSEYVIAAVVLQDPQLYTLPLGLRSFQASLATQWGLYAAGALIVSVPVLILFISISRYLVSGLTMGSVKG, from the coding sequence ATGCTTAAAAAGACCTTCTCCTGGATCAGCATTTTGCTTTTCTCACTGTTTTCGATTTATCCGATTTTGTATGTGCTGTCGGTGTCTTTACGTCCCGACAACGCTTTCCAGACGCAGTCTTTGGAAATCATCGGCCCCAATGCTTCCTTTAAGAACTTTGTGGATCTGTTTGCCACCACCGACTTTCTGATCTGGATGCGCAACTCGTTGGTGGTCAGTGCGGCGACCACACTTTTGGGTGTGGCTTTGGCATCAACCAGTGCCTACGCATTGGCAAGATACCGCTTCCGTGGGCGCAACATGATGCTGTTCTCGCTGTTGATGACTCAGATGTTCCCGGCAACCATGCTGATGTTGCCATTTTATATTATCCTGTCCAAGCTTCGCCTGATTGACAGCTTCTGGGGCTTGTTCCTGATCTATTCTTCAACGGCGCTGCCTTTCTGTATCTGGCAGATGAAGGCTTACTATGACACCATCCCGCGCGAGCTGGAAGAAGCGGCGTTGCTGGATGGCTGCTCGAAATGGATGATCTTCTATAAGATCATTCTGCCGGTGTCTTCTCCGGCGCTGGTGATCACGGCGTTATTTAGTTTCATGAGCAGCTGGAGCGAATACGTGATTGCCGCGGTGGTTTTGCAGGATCCGCAGCTTTACACTTTGCCGTTGGGACTTCGTTCGTTCCAGGCAAGTCTTGCGACCCAGTGGGGTCTTTATGCCGCTGGCGCTTTGATTGTCAGCGTTCCGGTTTTGATTTTGTTCATCAGTATTTCCCGATATCTGGTTTCTGGCCTGACCATGGGAAGCGTGAAGGGTTGA
- a CDS encoding extracellular solute-binding protein → MKFWILPFLIFASLTARAEDMRIQIWHQMIYGHRQVLAEALEKFEKENPGIIVQATYRETEELRSSYQSAAMGGSGPELVYGPSDQVGPFATMGIVRPLDEVLGSDYFHNFDPLAAPVYDNKHYMIGDAVGNHLMLLYNKKFITTPPKNSQELIELGKKMTVDTNGDGKIDRWGLVFNYTEPFFFAPFIPAFGDAFLKADGVTPNLNTTALKDTFQFILKLRDQDKIIPKECDYETANALFKENKAAMLINGDWSWGDYQQAKVDFGIARIPMISETGKWPSPLVGTKGYSLNANMKSEAHYEAAVKLLKYLTSTPVQLLFAEKVGVLPSNLQARESDIVKNNPLLKISADIMEVGTPMPVTPEVRAVWDSLRIQYQKVLAGSLQPQAAAEQAQITAEQQIRDMNEVLTPGVGATVLKIFFGIGIVLMIWLTRNSLVAFFKGFRGPQRFAYYMMLPAFIGIFAVIIYPFFYNIAISFSNFSLRTFQDWSLVGFHHYIAALSDPRFYSLFLKTVIWTVVNIVFHVSIGVFLAVIINQVIAGKGFWRALLIIPWAVPQYITALTWRAMFNQEYGPINIFLQQFLHMSPVQWLSQPTTAFAACILTNVWLGFPFMMIVALGGLQSIPSSLYEAARLDGANAWQRFRHITWPLLLPVMAPAALLGSIWTFNNLNVIWLVSNSGEPGDQTHILVSYVYKAAFNLYRYGYAASVSVIIFLILVIWGLGSLKSQFKKETK, encoded by the coding sequence ATGAAATTCTGGATTCTTCCTTTTCTGATTTTCGCTTCACTCACCGCCCGGGCCGAGGATATGCGCATCCAGATCTGGCACCAGATGATCTATGGCCACCGTCAGGTTCTGGCCGAAGCACTGGAAAAATTCGAAAAAGAAAATCCCGGCATCATTGTTCAGGCGACTTACCGTGAAACGGAAGAACTTCGTTCCAGCTATCAATCGGCCGCGATGGGTGGCAGCGGTCCGGAATTGGTTTACGGCCCCAGCGATCAGGTGGGCCCTTTTGCCACGATGGGCATCGTGCGTCCGCTGGACGAGGTTCTGGGTTCTGACTACTTCCACAATTTTGATCCGTTAGCGGCCCCGGTTTACGACAACAAACACTACATGATCGGTGATGCGGTCGGAAACCACCTGATGCTTCTGTATAACAAGAAGTTCATCACCACCCCGCCAAAAAATTCGCAGGAACTGATCGAGCTTGGCAAAAAAATGACGGTGGATACCAATGGCGATGGCAAAATCGACCGCTGGGGCTTGGTGTTCAATTATACCGAGCCGTTCTTCTTTGCCCCGTTTATTCCCGCTTTTGGCGACGCCTTCTTAAAAGCGGACGGTGTCACTCCGAACCTGAACACCACCGCTTTGAAAGACACTTTCCAGTTCATTCTGAAACTGCGTGATCAGGACAAGATCATCCCGAAAGAATGCGACTATGAAACCGCCAATGCTTTGTTCAAAGAAAACAAAGCCGCCATGCTGATCAACGGCGACTGGTCCTGGGGTGACTATCAGCAGGCCAAGGTGGATTTCGGCATCGCCCGCATCCCGATGATTTCTGAAACCGGCAAATGGCCAAGTCCGCTGGTGGGCACCAAGGGTTATTCCCTGAACGCCAACATGAAAAGCGAGGCTCATTACGAAGCTGCCGTCAAACTTTTGAAGTATCTGACTTCGACGCCAGTACAATTGCTGTTCGCGGAAAAAGTGGGTGTCTTGCCGTCAAATCTTCAGGCGCGCGAATCTGACATCGTCAAAAACAACCCGCTTCTGAAGATTTCTGCCGACATCATGGAAGTTGGTACGCCAATGCCGGTGACCCCGGAAGTGCGTGCAGTCTGGGACAGTCTGCGCATTCAGTACCAAAAAGTTCTGGCCGGCAGCCTGCAACCACAAGCCGCCGCAGAACAGGCACAAATCACCGCTGAACAACAAATCCGTGATATGAACGAAGTTCTGACTCCGGGTGTGGGTGCGACGGTTTTGAAGATTTTCTTCGGTATCGGCATCGTGCTTATGATCTGGCTGACAAGAAACTCGCTGGTGGCTTTCTTTAAAGGATTCCGCGGACCGCAGCGTTTTGCTTACTATATGATGCTGCCGGCGTTTATCGGCATCTTTGCGGTGATCATCTATCCGTTCTTCTATAATATCGCAATTTCGTTTTCAAACTTCAGTCTGCGCACTTTCCAGGACTGGTCACTGGTGGGTTTCCATCATTATATCGCGGCTCTTTCTGATCCGCGCTTCTATTCCCTGTTCCTGAAAACCGTCATCTGGACTGTGGTGAACATTGTCTTCCACGTTTCTATTGGTGTTTTCCTGGCGGTGATCATCAATCAGGTGATTGCGGGGAAAGGATTCTGGCGTGCCCTGCTGATCATCCCGTGGGCGGTGCCTCAATACATCACCGCTCTTACCTGGCGTGCGATGTTTAATCAGGAATACGGGCCGATCAATATCTTCCTGCAACAGTTCCTGCACATGTCCCCGGTTCAGTGGCTCAGTCAGCCGACGACGGCTTTTGCCGCGTGTATTTTGACGAACGTGTGGCTGGGCTTCCCGTTCATGATGATCGTGGCTTTGGGCGGTTTGCAGTCCATTCCAAGTTCACTGTACGAAGCCGCAAGACTGGATGGCGCCAATGCTTGGCAGCGTTTCCGTCATATCACCTGGCCACTGCTGCTGCCAGTGATGGCACCGGCAGCTTTGCTGGGTTCTATCTGGACATTTAACAACCTGAATGTGATCTGGCTGGTCAGTAATTCGGGCGAACCGGGTGATCAAACGCACATTCTGGTCAGTTACGTTTATAAAGCGGCCTTCAATCTGTATCGCTATGGCTATGCGGCTTCCGTGTCCGTGATCATCTTCCTGATTCTGGTGATCTGGGGTCTGGGATCACTGAAAAGCCAATTCAAAAAGGAGACGAAGTAA
- a CDS encoding alpha-1,6-glucosidase domain-containing protein yields MKRFRTCSQLLIFCFVLSCTLLLGQIAEAKAPARAQWVDNSRIVLRLPQGFRVHQNLVFSLGERISLHQQDSILLPVIRSDYASVELSTQHLSSAQIDQLIRRPLRLFVSNKNGQVLDSTALQYSGILDQMYFYDGNDLGARVRSTSVGVKLWAPTARNVELLLYKDALDTNPATVLPMQRQQGVWFADLPGKYVNYFYLYQVEVYQPLTDQVEISTVTDPYSFSLTADGAKSQIVDLEASNLKPQGWDRLQKPALRSFNDIVIYELHIRDFSVADFTVPFPYRGGYEAFAQTNTESSKYLQSLADAGMTHVHLLPFNDFGSVPENKDAWENYESESSDLQEAQAYLGRIKAKDPFNWGYDPVHFMTPEGSYATDPNGSRRVYETRNMVYALNKMGLRVVQDVVFNHTYEAGLEPYSVFDKIVPLYYYRVNDEGDIQKSSCCNDTASEHRMMEKLMIDSVLHWARTYKIDAFRFDLMSFHSRNTMEKIKSELRGLTEHNDGIDGSKIYLYGEGWAFGSFYDRYPGESLHMLNSHGSGYGFFNDRLRDAVRGGTTNSAEKSDQGFATGLYFDFNKEPANRNTPPDSNGQREKILHLGDVIKAGLAGNLRDFRFKEHWGSFVTAGQLHYRGAPTGTSAEAIETVSYVSAHDGYTLWDAVQAKAPFYTSGRFPTLSKSEDRQRMHQLALALPMLSQGIPFIESGSELLRSKNGDQDSYNSGDFFNRIDWSRQQNFWGSGLPPAWKNVDDWTFWQPRLQEPGMKVTPELITRTEKYFKALLRVRQSSDLFKLNALSEIQKSLTFIDNDKHAEPGLIAMQLQSASERLLIFFNAAREARSFEHSALSQNWELHPLLDEKVDATLSQVLLAPSDKRIQIPGRSTVILIQKAGH; encoded by the coding sequence TTGAAGCGCTTCCGTACCTGCTCACAACTATTGATTTTCTGCTTCGTACTTTCTTGCACACTTTTGCTTGGACAAATTGCTGAAGCCAAAGCCCCTGCCCGCGCCCAGTGGGTGGATAATTCGCGCATTGTTCTGCGTCTGCCACAAGGCTTCCGCGTTCACCAAAATCTTGTATTTTCACTCGGAGAACGCATCTCTTTGCATCAGCAGGATTCCATTCTGCTTCCGGTGATTCGCAGTGATTATGCTTCAGTGGAATTAAGCACGCAGCATCTTTCCTCTGCACAAATTGATCAGCTGATTCGCCGTCCATTGCGTCTTTTTGTTTCAAATAAAAATGGCCAGGTTCTGGATTCAACAGCTTTGCAGTATTCAGGCATTCTGGATCAAATGTACTTCTATGATGGCAATGATCTGGGTGCGCGCGTGCGTTCCACGAGTGTCGGCGTAAAACTATGGGCACCCACGGCACGCAACGTAGAGTTGTTGTTATATAAGGACGCTCTAGATACAAATCCTGCGACCGTCCTGCCAATGCAACGTCAGCAGGGTGTGTGGTTCGCGGATCTTCCCGGAAAATACGTCAACTATTTCTATCTTTACCAGGTGGAAGTGTACCAACCCCTGACAGATCAGGTTGAAATCAGCACGGTCACCGATCCTTACAGCTTCAGCCTGACAGCGGACGGCGCCAAATCCCAGATCGTGGATCTTGAAGCTTCGAACCTGAAGCCTCAAGGCTGGGACCGTCTGCAAAAGCCTGCTCTGCGTTCCTTCAACGACATCGTGATTTACGAACTGCACATCCGTGATTTCAGCGTGGCCGATTTCACCGTTCCCTTCCCGTATCGCGGCGGCTATGAGGCCTTCGCGCAAACCAACACGGAAAGCTCAAAGTACCTGCAGTCTTTGGCTGACGCGGGCATGACCCATGTGCACTTGCTGCCGTTCAATGACTTCGGCTCTGTCCCGGAAAACAAGGACGCCTGGGAAAACTATGAATCTGAAAGTTCGGACCTGCAGGAAGCCCAGGCCTATCTGGGCCGTATCAAAGCCAAAGACCCGTTTAACTGGGGTTATGATCCGGTTCACTTTATGACCCCTGAAGGCAGCTATGCCACGGATCCCAACGGATCACGCCGTGTGTATGAAACCCGTAACATGGTGTATGCCCTGAACAAGATGGGCCTGCGAGTTGTTCAGGACGTTGTATTTAATCACACCTATGAAGCAGGTCTGGAACCCTACTCTGTCTTTGATAAGATCGTGCCGCTCTATTACTACCGAGTGAACGACGAGGGTGATATTCAAAAAAGCTCCTGCTGCAACGACACCGCCAGCGAACATCGCATGATGGAAAAGCTTATGATCGACAGTGTGTTGCACTGGGCGCGCACCTACAAGATCGATGCCTTCCGCTTTGACCTGATGTCTTTCCATTCCCGCAACACCATGGAAAAAATCAAATCCGAGCTGCGGGGGCTGACCGAGCACAACGACGGCATCGACGGATCCAAAATCTATCTGTACGGCGAAGGCTGGGCGTTTGGTTCTTTCTATGACCGCTATCCGGGTGAATCCCTGCACATGCTAAATTCCCATGGCAGCGGCTATGGCTTCTTCAACGACCGTCTGCGCGACGCTGTTCGCGGCGGCACCACCAATTCCGCTGAAAAATCCGATCAAGGGTTTGCAACGGGCCTTTACTTTGATTTCAACAAAGAACCTGCCAATCGCAACACACCGCCGGACAGCAACGGTCAGCGCGAAAAGATTTTGCACCTGGGCGATGTGATTAAAGCCGGTCTTGCCGGCAATCTTCGTGATTTCAGATTCAAAGAACACTGGGGATCATTCGTAACCGCAGGACAACTGCACTATCGTGGAGCGCCTACCGGCACCAGTGCCGAAGCGATCGAAACCGTCAGCTATGTTTCCGCCCACGACGGGTATACTTTGTGGGATGCTGTTCAGGCCAAGGCGCCATTCTATACCAGCGGACGCTTCCCGACTTTAAGCAAATCCGAAGACCGCCAGCGCATGCATCAACTGGCACTGGCACTGCCGATGCTAAGTCAGGGCATTCCGTTTATTGAATCCGGATCTGAACTTTTACGCAGCAAAAACGGCGATCAGGACAGCTATAATTCTGGTGATTTCTTTAATCGCATCGACTGGAGCCGTCAGCAGAACTTCTGGGGCTCAGGCCTGCCGCCCGCGTGGAAAAACGTGGACGACTGGACTTTCTGGCAACCCCGTCTGCAGGAACCGGGCATGAAGGTCACTCCAGAACTGATCACCCGCACAGAAAAGTACTTCAAAGCCCTGCTGCGTGTCCGTCAAAGTTCTGACCTGTTCAAACTGAACGCTTTGTCCGAGATTCAGAAATCTTTGACCTTTATCGACAACGACAAACACGCCGAACCAGGTTTGATTGCGATGCAATTGCAATCAGCCTCTGAACGTCTGTTGATTTTCTTCAACGCCGCCCGTGAGGCCCGCAGCTTCGAACACAGTGCTTTAAGCCAGAACTGGGAACTGCATCCGCTGCTGGATGAAAAAGTCGACGCCACTCTGTCACAGGTTCTGCTGGCCCCTTCGGACAAACGCATTCAAATCCCGGGTCGCAGCACCGTGATTCTAATTCAGAAAGCCGGTCACTGA